TCGTTGGGGGCGATTTCGTCCGCAAGGGCGGGCCGCTCCTGCTCGACGCGATGCGGCAAGGACTCGCCGAGCGCTGCGATCTCGATATCGTGACCTCGAGCCGTGTCCCGGACACGCCGGCGACGACGGTGCATAACGGCCTCGGCCCCAACGATCCGCGGCTGCTGGGCCTCTACCGCGACGCGGACATTTTCGCGCTGCCGACGTATGCCGATTGCCTTGCCGTCGTGCTCGGGGAGGCGATGGCGGCCGGGCTGCCGATCGTGACAACCAACGTCGCCGCCCAGCCCGAGGCCGTACGCGACGGCGAGTCCGGGATCATCGTCAACCCGGGTGACAGCGCGGCGTTGGGCGCAGCCCTGCAACGCCTGGTTGACGATCCGGAGCTGCGCCAGCGCTTCGGGCGGGCGGGACGAGCGATCGCCGAGCAGCGCTTCGACGCGCGACGCAACGCGGATCGACTGCTGGATGTCGTGGAGTCCGGGATCGATCGCTGGCGGTCGCTGCGCAGCAGGCGCGGGACGCTGATCGGGCAAGGGGAGTAGGCGTGCGCGTTGTCGTAACCGGAGCAGCCGGATTCATTGGCAGCCACCTCGTGGACGCGCTGCTCGCTGAGCCGTGCAACAGCGTGGTCGCCTTCGATAACCTGCGGCGCGGCGCGCTCGCGCACCTGGCGCAGCACGAGGCCGACCCGCGGTTGAGCGTCGTGATCGCCGACGTCGCCGATCGGCGGGCCGTGGCCGAAGCGCTGGCTGGAACCGAGCTTGTATATCACCTGGCGGCACAGTCGAACGTCATGGGCGCGGTCGCGGACCCGCGCTATTCGTTCGAGGCGAACGTCGCCGGCAGCTTCAACGTGCTGGAGGCGGCCGCGTCGGCGGGCGTGCGGCGCGTCGTGTTCACCTCCTCGCGCGAAGTCTACGGCGATGCGGCGAACCTTCCCGTGGACGAGTCGCAACCCGTAGCACCGCGGAACCCGTACGGCGCCAGCAAGGCCGCCGCGGAGCTGTATTGCGATATCTTCTGGCGCCGCTTCGGGCTCGACGTTGCCGTGGTGCGCCTGGCCAACGTCTACGGCCCGCGCGATCGCGATCGCGTGATCCCGCTCTGGCTCGAGTGCGCCGCGGCGGGACAACCGCTCGACGTTTTCGGCGGAGACCAGGTGATCGACTTCGTGCCGGTGCCGCTGGCGGTCGAGGCGCTCTTGCGCGTCAGCACCATCCTGCTCGACGGCCTCCCGATCAATGTCGGCTCTGGCACGGGCACACCGTTGCTGGCGCTGGCCCGGCGCATCCTTGACTTGCACGGCGGACGTGGAGAGCTGCGGATGTTGCCGGCGCGCGACGCCGAGGTGCGTCACTTCGTCGCGGATGTCGGGCGCATGCGCGAGCTGCTGAAGATCGAGCCGCCGGCCGATCCTCTCTGCGATCTCCCTGCCCTGCTGCAGCCGGTAGCCACGGGGAGCAGCTAACGAGATGGGCAGCCGTTCACTGCTGCTGGTCAGCGCATCGCTGGATGCCGCCGCGCGCAACGCGGTGGCCGAAGGCCGCTGGCCGCGCAAGGACTTCTTCGCGCTGGCCGACGCGCTCGGCGCCGACGTGATCGACTACACGGCGATCGATGCCTCGCGCACGCTGCGGCTGATCCGGCGGCTGGCCGGAGCGCCGGTCGCCCAGGCGTTCGCGGCCTGGCAACGCCGCGGCGCCTACGATTGCATCTTCAGCGACGGAGAGCACATCGGCATCCCGCTGGCGGTGCTGCTGGCACGAAGTCACCGCCGGCCGCGGCACGTGGCGTTGGCCCACCTGCTGACCACCCGTGCCAAGCGCGCGGCGTTTCGCTGGCTGCGCCCGCAGCGCGGCATTGACGTCCTGCTCACGCACGCCAGCCTGCAGCACACGCTGGCCGGCCGCCAGCTCGGACTGCGGCCCTCCCAGCTTCTGCTGACGCCGTACCAGGTCGATCCGCGGTTCTGGGCGCCCGCCGCGGGCCAGACCGAGCTGCTGATCGCCAGTGCCGGGCTCGAGTATCGCGACTATTCCGTGTTGATCGACGCCGTGCGCGGGCTGCCGATCGAGGCCGTGATCGCTGCCGGCAGCCGCTGGTCGACGCATCGCCACGCCGCGCGCACGGCGGAGCTTCCAGCGAACGTGCACGTAACCACGCTGGACTACCGGGAGCTGCGCGATCTGTACGCGCGCGCCCGCTTCGTGGTGGTGCCGCTGCATGAGGTCGAGAACCAGGCCGGCGTCACGACGATCCTTGAGGCGATGGCGATGGGCCGGGCCGTGATCGTCACGGCCACCCGCGGACAGCGCGACGTGGTCAGAGGTCGGCTGTGCAGCAGGGACGGCGTCGGCGCCGAAGCGATCGGCGGGCCGGGCAGCTTCGGGCTTCAGGGGGAACTTGCCGCGGCGGAGACCGGGCTCTACGTTCCCGCGGCCGACTCCGAGGCGCTGCGCGTCGCGATCCGCCACCTCCTGTCGCATCCAGAAGAGGCCGAACGCATGGGCAGCGCCGGTCGGCGGCTGGTCGAAGCGACGTTCAGCCTGGATGCGTTCGTGAACCGGGTCGCCGCCGTATTGTCCGCGCGGCAAGGTCTTGAGACCCGGCAGCCGGCCGCGCGTACGCCGGCGGCGCCGGCCACACCGCGAGGAGAGTAGGGTGATCCGGCTCGCAGAGACCGGCCTCTTCGTCGTGGCGATCGTGCTGGTCGCCGGCGTGCTGCTGCCGGTGGGGCTCTATCTGCTCGGGCTGACGGTGCTCAGTCTGGTGGGGGCTGCCCGCAGGCGCGCTCACACCAGCGCGCTCTGCCGCTTCGCGGTCCTCGTTCCCGCGCACGACGAGGAGCAGACGATCGGCCGCCTGCTCCACAGCCTCTCGCAGCTCGACTACCCAGCGGCGTGTGTCGACGTCCTCGTCGTCGCCGACAACTGCAGCGACCGCACGACCCCGATCGCGGCTGAGCTCGGTGCGAAGGTTTTCGAGCGGTCCGACGCCGAGCGGCGAGGCAAGGGGTACGCGTTGTCCTGGCTGCTGGATCGCGTCGCACAGGCGGGCGGCGCTTATGACGTGTACGTCGTGCTCGACGCGGATTCCGTCGTGCGGCCGGACTTCCTGCGAGCGCTGGCAGCGGCGTTCGCGGATGGCAGCCGCGTTGCGCAGGGGTACTACACCGTGCTCCAGGTCAACGGCAGCCGCGCGGAGTCGTTGCGCGAGGTCGCGCTGGCGCTGGTGCACTATCTGCGTCCGCTGGCCAAGTCGGCGATCGGCGCCTCCGCCGGCCTGAAGGGGAACGGCATGGCCTTCCGCCGGGACGTGATCGAGCGGTTCGGTTGGCCCACCTCCGGCCTTGCCGAAGACGTGGAGTTCCACCTGCACCTGCTTCGAGGCGGGCTGCGGGTCGACTTCGTGCCCGACGCCGTGGTGTACGGGGAGATGCCGAACTCGCTGCGCGGGGCCGATTCGCAGAACCTGCGCTGGGAGGCGGGCCGGCTGGCCACCATTCGCCGCCAGGCGCTGCCGCTGCTTCGCTTCGGCCTGCGGCACGCCAACGTCGCCGCCATCGACGCGGCCGTCGAGCAGCTTGTGCCGCCGATCTCGGTGCCGACCGTGCTGGCATTCCTGGCGCTGGCAGGCGGACTGCTGGCAGGGACAGCGGTGATCTGGGTCCCGGCCCTCGCCTACATCGGTGCGCTGGGCGCGTATGTGTTGACCGGCCTGCTGCTCGCCCGCGTGGGGCCGCGCGGCTGGCTGGCGCTCGGCTTCGCGCCGTTGTATGTCGTGTGGAAGTGCCTGATCTATCTCCGTGCCCTTGCGGTGCGTGGCGACCGGCCCTGGGTGCGCACGGCACGCGCCAGCCCATCGCAGCAGATAGGCCGGCGCTGAACGGCCGGCCGCCCGCAGAGCACAGCCCGCTGGGGCTGGACCGCGGGCGTAGCTAGAGCGTGACGCTGAAAGAAGGGGAACAAGAAGTATGCGTACCGTCGTCGCTGGCGGCGCCGGCTTCATCGGCTCACACCTCTGCCGGCGGTTGCTGGCCGAAGGGCACGAGGTCCTCTGTCTCGACAACCTGAGCACCGGCCGGCGGAGCAACATCGCGGCGCTCGAGACCGAGCCGCGCTTCACCTTCCTCGAACACGACGTGATCGGGCCGCTGGGCTTCGCGGCGGATGTAATCTTCCACCTGGCCAGTCCCGCGAGCCCGCCCGGTTATTTGCGCCGCCCGGTCGAGACCATGCGCGTGAACAGCGAGGGCACGCTGAACTTGCTGGAGCAGGCGCGGCGAAACGGCGCCGCGTTCTTGCTCGCCAGCACCAGCGAGATTTACGGCGATCCGCTGGAGCATCCGCAGCGGGAATCGTACTGGGGGAACGTCAACTCGATCGGCAGGCGGGCCTGCTACGACGAGGGCAAGCGCTACGCCGAGGCGCTGACGATGACCTTTGTCCACGAGTACCGCCTGGACGCGCGGATCGTGCGGATCTTCAACACCTACGGGCCGAACTCCGACCCGGAGGACGGCCGCCTGGTTCCGAACTTCATCTGCACGGCGCTGCGGGGCGAACCGCTGCCGATCTACGGCAGCGGCGAGCAAACGCGGAGCCTCTGCTACGTGGACGACCTGGTCGAGGGGCTGATGCGCACCGCCTTCACCCCGGCCGCCCGCGGCGAGGTGATCAATCTCGGCAACCCCGATGAGCACCGCGTGATCGAGTTCGCGGAGCGGATTCGTGCGTTGTGCGGCTCCGCCTCCAGCTTCGCGTACAGCACGCCCGCGCTTGGCGACGACCCACGCCAGCGGAAACCGGACATCGGCAAGGCCAACCGCCTGCTGGACTGGTCGCCACGTGTCGACCTGGAAGCCGGACTGAGCGCCACGGTTGAGTACTTCCGGCAGGAGCTGGGCCTCGCCGCGGCGCAGGCGGTCTAAGCGGGGCTGCCAGAGCTTACGGGCGCACGCCGGCCGGGACTCCGGCGCGCGGCGAGCCGATTACCGGCCGTGGGCGGCGTGAGCGGTTTCAGGGCCCTGCGGGCGGAGCCGAGAGCGGCCCAAGATCGCTGTGCTGGTCGGCGAACTTCCTGGCGCCGGCAAGATCAATGGCCTGGTGGTCGCTGGTGTGATCGGGAAAGAGCGACCAGGGCCAGGCGCCCGCGTAGCCCGCGTTGTAAAAGGTGTTGAGCCGGGCGGCGGCGTCGATATCGCTGCCGGCATAAAACTCGCCGATGACGAGGGGAGCGTCCAGGCTGTAGCGCTGGCGGACGTCATCGTACGTCGCGCAGAGCGCGCACCAGTTACCGGGCTTCATGTAGTCGTACCAGTGCGCCTGGTAGTAGTCGAGGCCCTGCCCGATCCACATCGGCAGACCGTCCAGCATGGCGGAGCCGACGGTCACATAGGCGCTGCTGGAGGCATGCACCGCGTCGGCGATCGCCTTCACGGTTGCGGTGACCGATGCCTGGTCGATCTTGTTCGTCCAGATGTCCCACTCGGGCTCGTTGAAGACTTCCCAGGAAAACAGCCGCGGGTTGCCGTTGTAGTGTGCAAAGAGCGGCGTCAAGGCGGCGACGAGTGCTTGCCGCTGGCCCTCGTCCGTGATCCAGGCTCTGGGGGGGTGCGTGGGCGCGGAGAAGAGGACCAGGTCGAGGTAGAGGTCGTTGTCGCTGGCGAGCTGCAACGCGGCATCGAGGTCGGTGTAGACCTGGGGATTGAGACCGGACGGGGCGCCGTTCTGATCGCGGGAGATCTGCCAGGCGTCGCCTTCGAACATCCACCAGCGCAGCGTATGCAGGCCGGCGTCGTGCGCCTGCTTGAAGGCCGCGGCAAGCGGCGCCGCGACCGCGGGGTCGCTCACCCCTTTGGAGGCGCCGCAGCCGAAGTCGCAGGCCCAGTTGTACCAGGGAACATTGGCGCCACTGAGAAACCAGTTGCCGCCCTGCCAGGAGATGCGCGAGCCGGCGGCCGTGCGGTCGGCCTTGGCCGCCCCGCCGCAGCCGGCCGTGATCGCGAGCGCGCTCACGAACACGAGGAACAGCGCGTGACGCTTCCCACCCATCAGCCACCCCCGGAAAACGGTCCAGGCCGCAAGCAACCGCCGGCCTCCGATCGCAGGTTAGCGAGCGGCGGCGCGCACCATGGTCGCACACGGGTGGAGGCTCGGTGCGCATCGAGCCTGAACCCGGTCAAGATCCCGCACGGTTCCGCCGAGCCTGGCGCGGCCGTGCGACGAGCGATCCCGCATGCGGCCGCGGCTATTTCACGCTGAATGTCGCCGCGCCGTCGTTCCAGCTGACCAGACTGGCCCAGCCGGGCGTGAATACGCCGACCTTCACGGTGTACGTACCGGCAGCCGCGCCGGCCGGCACCGCCCAGCTCGCACTGAAGCTGCGCGTCCGTCTCGCGCTGAACGACTGGTTGTCCCAGGCCTTCTGGAACGTTTTCGTGCCGTCCGGCGCATAGACCTCCAGGTCCACCAACGCCGTCGTCTTGGCGCTCGCCCGCACCGTGACGGTGATTGCCTCGCTTCCTCCCGCGGCGACACTGGCGGGCGAGGCGCTGGCAGCCGTGGTAAACGTCACAGCCGCCGGACTGGGGGATGCGGTTGGCGACGGCGTCGGGCTCGGGCTCGGCGTTGCTGAAGCGCTCGCCGTCGGGCTCGGCGTGGGCGATGGTGTGGGGCTCGGCGTCGGGGACGGCGTCGGACTCGGCGTTGGCGTGGGGCTGGGAGACGGGCTGGCCGTCGGGCTGGGCGTTGGACTCGGCGACGGCGTTGGCGTAGGGGTGCCGGAGCCGCCCGCAAGCGGCAGCGGACCGGCGGCGTAGTAGGCCTGCGCCTGCTGGCGGAAGAAGCCGCCGTCGTCGTCCGCGCTGAGCGACGGTGTGGTGTTGCCGTTGATCGGCGCCGGATTGGTGACGCCATCGCCAGCCGCATCGCAGGCGCAGGTTGCGCCGTCGGCGCCGCGGCCGAAGAGCAGCGCCACCACTCCCGCGTTGATGTAGCTCTGCAGATGCTGACGCGTGACGTCGGCCAGCCACCATTCGACGTGGTTGTCCTGGTAGTGGTCCCAGGTGTTGTTTTCCGCCTGCATCTTCGTGTTGCCCAGCGGCAACTGCCAGTCGACGATGCCGGCCGGCACGGCAGCGTGGAACGTTTGCAGGAAGAGGACGTTGCGCGCGTAGTCGGCAGCGCCCCACCAGCTCGCGCCGCCGTCGCCATAGACATACTGCTTGAACGCCGCGTCGCGGTCGGAGGCCTCGGCGAAGGTCAGGTCGAACGCCGTTCCCAGCGACTGCGCAAAGGCCGCGGCCTTCTGCGCGTCGGCCACCACGACGCTGTCCGGGGGCTTGCTGTAGAGGATATCGTCGCCCGTGCCCCAGACAGAGAGGTGGTAGCCGAGCAGCACATTGGGGGCGTACTTGTCGCGCAACCGCTTGACGGCCTGAGCGAAGCCGGCCGCGGTGTCGGGCAGGCCGGCAAGGTCGGCGTTGCCGGTGGCCGCCACCTGCACCGGCACGCTGGTCGCGGAGTTGTTGCCGCTGGCCTGTTCGAGGTAGCCCCAGGCATCAGGCTCGACGTGCAGGATCACGCGGGTTTGGGGGAAGGCGGCGGCCTTCTGGAAGAACAGGGTCAAGTCCTGGTAGTACGCCGTCATCGTGGCCGTGTTCTGGAAGTTCGCCTGCACGCCCTGGCTTTCGGCCATGGACGCGCCGGGGTTGGACTGGCGGATCTGGTAGTAGGTGAAGACCGGCGAAATGCCGTTGGCCACGCTGTCCTGGATGTAGTAGGTGACGAAGTCGCCACCCGGGTTCCAGGTCGCCCAGCCGGAGCCGGTGTTGACGCCGCCGGCGAGGTACTGGTAGCGAAAGGCGAAGGGGGCGGTCGCCTTCATCGTCGCCGCGCCGCCGGGCGAATCGGCCATGCCGAGTTGCAGCGCGCTCGGCCAGCCGGCCGGCAGACCCGAGGCGGCGCGGGCCGGCCGCGTCGCCCTGCCGTTGGCCACGGCCAGCAACGCAATGGCCGCGGCGATGATGCCGAGCAGGCCCGCGAACGAACGCGGGCGCCGGCGAGGCATGGCCGCGGACAGCGATGTGGGCGCATTCATGGCAAACTCCCGTGCGGTGGTGTTCCGGAGGCAACGGGTGAAGTGTTGCACGGATGATATCTTTGGATGAAGTCCGTATATCTCGCTGTTAGCTCGATGGCCCGCGCTCATTTGCGCTGAGAGCGGTGCGAGGGAGCAGGCGCTCGATTTGTCCTGCTCCCTCGCGCGTGGACGCCCGCTTATTGCGTGACCGTGAACTGCGCGGCGTTGTCGTTCCAGTCCAGGAGCTGGCCCCAGCCGGGCGAGAAGACCCCGATCCTCACCGTGTAGGTGCCCCGCGCGGCGCTGGCCGGGATGTTCCAGGTCGGGGAATAGGTCCGCGTCTGGCCGTCGGCGAAGCTCTGCTTGTCCCAGGACTTCTGGAA
This genomic interval from Dehalococcoidia bacterium contains the following:
- a CDS encoding glycosyltransferase family 4 protein codes for the protein MGSRSLLLVSASLDAAARNAVAEGRWPRKDFFALADALGADVIDYTAIDASRTLRLIRRLAGAPVAQAFAAWQRRGAYDCIFSDGEHIGIPLAVLLARSHRRPRHVALAHLLTTRAKRAAFRWLRPQRGIDVLLTHASLQHTLAGRQLGLRPSQLLLTPYQVDPRFWAPAAGQTELLIASAGLEYRDYSVLIDAVRGLPIEAVIAAGSRWSTHRHAARTAELPANVHVTTLDYRELRDLYARARFVVVPLHEVENQAGVTTILEAMAMGRAVIVTATRGQRDVVRGRLCSRDGVGAEAIGGPGSFGLQGELAAAETGLYVPAADSEALRVAIRHLLSHPEEAERMGSAGRRLVEATFSLDAFVNRVAAVLSARQGLETRQPAARTPAAPATPRGE
- a CDS encoding UDP-glucuronic acid decarboxylase family protein; translated protein: MRTVVAGGAGFIGSHLCRRLLAEGHEVLCLDNLSTGRRSNIAALETEPRFTFLEHDVIGPLGFAADVIFHLASPASPPGYLRRPVETMRVNSEGTLNLLEQARRNGAAFLLASTSEIYGDPLEHPQRESYWGNVNSIGRRACYDEGKRYAEALTMTFVHEYRLDARIVRIFNTYGPNSDPEDGRLVPNFICTALRGEPLPIYGSGEQTRSLCYVDDLVEGLMRTAFTPAARGEVINLGNPDEHRVIEFAERIRALCGSASSFAYSTPALGDDPRQRKPDIGKANRLLDWSPRVDLEAGLSATVEYFRQELGLAAAQAV
- a CDS encoding NAD-dependent epimerase/dehydratase family protein — encoded protein: MRVVVTGAAGFIGSHLVDALLAEPCNSVVAFDNLRRGALAHLAQHEADPRLSVVIADVADRRAVAEALAGTELVYHLAAQSNVMGAVADPRYSFEANVAGSFNVLEAAASAGVRRVVFTSSREVYGDAANLPVDESQPVAPRNPYGASKAAAELYCDIFWRRFGLDVAVVRLANVYGPRDRDRVIPLWLECAAAGQPLDVFGGDQVIDFVPVPLAVEALLRVSTILLDGLPINVGSGTGTPLLALARRILDLHGGRGELRMLPARDAEVRHFVADVGRMRELLKIEPPADPLCDLPALLQPVATGSS
- a CDS encoding glycosyltransferase family 2 protein produces the protein MAIVLVAGVLLPVGLYLLGLTVLSLVGAARRRAHTSALCRFAVLVPAHDEEQTIGRLLHSLSQLDYPAACVDVLVVADNCSDRTTPIAAELGAKVFERSDAERRGKGYALSWLLDRVAQAGGAYDVYVVLDADSVVRPDFLRALAAAFADGSRVAQGYYTVLQVNGSRAESLREVALALVHYLRPLAKSAIGASAGLKGNGMAFRRDVIERFGWPTSGLAEDVEFHLHLLRGGLRVDFVPDAVVYGEMPNSLRGADSQNLRWEAGRLATIRRQALPLLRFGLRHANVAAIDAAVEQLVPPISVPTVLAFLALAGGLLAGTAVIWVPALAYIGALGAYVLTGLLLARVGPRGWLALGFAPLYVVWKCLIYLRALAVRGDRPWVRTARASPSQQIGRR